The DNA segment cgacctgaCATTTTCGTGTATGACCCCAAACAGAGACATTTGAGGAATACagtttaggaatccattaagaatatataggcctactgtatatcTAACTATAGCCATCTTATGCGAGTGCCAAgaccaaaaaaggaaagagataagggtgaagtatgatattttattttctgaatattatgtcaaaatctatcacaaaatttgatcttttttgtttgcTCGCTTTGCTCcatcgcaacttttttttaaagataatttctttccgatacgccatatctgaccccctcaaaaattttgcctcattaaaggggaagttcaccctgaagaaaactttgttgtaaaaatagtaaaaaatattggtgaaggtttgaggaaaatccgttaaagagtataagaaagttattagatttcacaattttggatttgtgacgtcataaacgagcagctgccccatgtgttatataatataaaatgtatgaatttcaaattttggtatggttcatgatgacttaatttttttttcttttcatgatcgggtgtgaaatgatttgtctattgatatacaaaagttacagtgaaaaccattttcaattttctgagaaaatggcatttcattgattttttaccattcgctatgtaggaatgctgctcgcatatgacgtcacaaatcaaataattgaaattctaataactttttaattatttgatgatttttttctcaaaccttcggcaatattttttatcattttttctgctatttttacaataaactttttgtcagggtgaacttcccctttaaaccactgcccgttcataccatgatatgactggtaaatttttgccccccccctccaccaacGACGCCTGTTACGCCCCTGCACACAATGACCTAAATAgtttgcaggcacagaccctgattgaaactgatCAACaggtgtgtctccacgcaaagactagcaaatACAAAACTTTCTGTTTCACACAAGGCATATAGGATGCAagtcagaccctttactcgagtaagggtttgcacagcagactatgtCGTAAAGGGCTTACACGTGATGAGATTTATCTTTACCTGGTTTTTTTTTGGTAGAATCTGATCTAAAGTGGGCATGTTGAAGGTCGCACGCGCCCGATGATGTCGCTAATCACGGACCCTACTAGTATTtcaggggaatccaacccaaatacaAACGGTTTTGactttaagaaaaagaaaaatcagacaagttgaaagGGGAAAGTTGAATAGCGGACAAAGTGCTTCTCTAACTCCTttacaccattctgttttatttattttgccctTTCTACCACGACATTTTATGATCAACGCTGGATTCCCTTGTCCatattcagggggggggggggatatagtCCCTCCATACTTACAAATGTTTGTGTATGTAATAAACACACTCACACAAATCACACACTCAAATGGACCCCGCCCCCACATACAAATTATTTGACCCTGGGATTTGACCTATATTCATCGTCAGTTCTACTCAAATCTCATCGCGTAATATTCGTAATATTAGTGCAACATAatgttgaattattaatttttaccaTGGATCCTATAGaaccatgattttacaaaaagaaaccTCTGCAGATTATAAGTATGTTTAATTTTAGACATTCCCTAGACagtctcttttattcaaacatcCTTTATCGATCGAATCTTGCCATATATACACGGGTATAACCACCAAGAATTACCCtacttaaaggaatggtccgggctgaaagtatatatatctaactaaataaagtgaaattttcagtgcaatatgctgaatatttcatcaaaatcggataacaaatacgaagtcattgaattttgaagtttatcaatattttgtgaaaacagttatatgcacatcgtcatggggtggccgatgatgtcacatccccactttcccttttccttgtgttattacatgagatcataagtgtttcatttttccatgcatgtgtaaatgatgcatgtctctcatttatgataaaataagttgcggcagtaaataactacatgtaatgaATTTAATCGGTTGtccatccaattgttttagttcatgttagaaaatttttgaataaacctgatttcatataataaaattcaaaagaagaagtggggatatgacatcatcagcttaccGAATgttataaagacatgcctagaactgtttcactggaataatgcaaatctttaaaattcaataacttcgttattgttatccgattttgatgaaattttcagcattttgctttgtgaactttactttatttttcaagatataaatatctccagtctggatcatccctttaacaatttattttgagaaaaagtgtCGCCTGCCTGCAAAGAACTCTTACAACATTTACGTAGGACCCGTTTATACTCACTACGCCCCAATGCTTCCTGTTAATAGAACTAGCTTGTAGCTTGATCGTGCCCCCTTGCTTAGATGCCTAAATTATTGTTGTTTCCTTCTTCTGTTgtatcattttctctcttttattgaaGCCCCACCCCATTTATCCATGGCCATCTGCTAAAAAATTTCGTCCGTTTTATATTTGCGTTCATTTTGAGTGTTATAAGCCTCTCGCTCCTTTGCTGTTGATCTCATTTTAAACGCATTCATTCAATATGTCATATATGCCTAATTTCAGAATTGTTTAGTTTATCTTATGAAAATGTCGATATGAGATTATTGTATTGAGTTTGCTTTGCTATAACACGATGATTTGCATCTGTACGCTCATTAACTTTGTTGactttgtttaaaattgaaaataaaacgaataggTGAAAACTGGGAGTAATAATTCTTTAGGGTGTTGTCTGAGCtaatgtttcctttattttttttattcgctgcgAATAATGATTGTTCAGCCACAGATGCGATGAATGCATGCAGTATGTACTttacaaagcaaaaatatacttgggtatactttgtatttttttttgcatctattttttcaatttacaagaaCTGAAGAAAAATCAACTGTAACTTTTAACCCTTTTTTGCCATTACGCTTTCTACAGGGATCTGTGGAAAATAGCACAGAACAgtaattgatttaaaatgtgataaagttataataacatttacaaattcatgaaatattattgaagtCATGCTGTGATATGATACTATTCGAAGACAATTATGATGAAGAGTTTTCCTAGTAAATTTCAGATATGAGAACAGCCACTATCTAACAGCACAATTTTCTTTCCTGTTGACGGTGCCACAAAATTCTGGGCCTTTCAGATCCGTAGAAGTATAAAACAACACAAACGTGATACTGCCAAAGGATGCTGCAGAACACCGTCTATCAAAagctcttttcaatttcaaacttattctaataatttttttatatcggTTTTTATGTACAGTTCACTGCATAAGCCtgcactttttttaatttcatgaaagccTGGGACTGAGATTAAGCGCACTAGTGGCCACGATCGAGAGGGAACGGATACTCCCTGTACGATCGTAAATCCCATCAGCGAAGTGATTCGCTTGGGCCATTCAGGGCCAAACGGCCATTAAATTCTAGGTGTGGCCTTCGAGAGGATCATAAAAACTAACTTTTCTCTCGAAAattttgagatgaaaatccgttaaaaataGTTCAAAATGAGACACTTTTTCGGGAGAAGTGGCTCTCGTTTTATTGAGAGTAAAATgagagcaattcctgctcgtGTTCATAGTGATAGCACACCAATAAACACTTTATGAAGTTACTTGTTGCATTCCTACCTTAATGCATACCATAGCATactgtacaatgtacttggcaaactgtgaataACCAGTCGCTCGTGGAcgtattgttgttttttgtggatgtaaaggaaaaccacaaatcaaaagaatatatgaataatcacgACATCAAAGTTGgggcttatctcattagattttaaggCGTGGTCACACCACCCGATCGTGCcggttggagcggtcgtggagtggagagaaaaaaaatcatcagctaccgttcaccattttcgatttcgattgtttttattttgttttcgatttttccccaattttgtgagcgaatttcgaccctctctctctccctccgctccacgaccgctccaacaacgctcgggcggtgtgaccaggccaccatgtcacttttgtACAAATGGCCTTCCTCTGATGACGCAGTAGTTCTAGGCCTGATGAAAAGTGAAACTGATGATGATAGTTATCATAGAAGTATTGAACGCTTCTCAAGGTGGTGCAAAAAACAACCACCTCTTCATAAACCCATCTAAGTGTAAAgaacttattttttatttcagaacTGCTCCgcccccacacccagattcaaTTGTATTAAACGGTGTTACTATTGAAGTACTAGTTAGTTTTAAGTATCTAGGGACAACTATTGACAATTTGATACCCCTAGCCAAGATCACACTTTCAAAAGCTCGAagtagaatgtttttctttcgaAAGCTTAGGACCGCGCATGTTCAAGAGAGGATATTTCAGGTATTTTATAAAGCAATGTTGGATACATGCAAGTAGGAAAGAGGACATACAGAAACTAGAAAGAGTTGAAAAGCAAGCCTctgaaataagaaaagaaaagccAAAGAGTTCCTGACCAACGAGAACCATGCCCTTCataaatatcataatttgatgAGGTCATGCAAACGTCTGAGATCCCTTCCTGGTAGAACCTCACGCTTTGTAAATTCTTTCGTTCCAGCTTCAATCCGTGCATTTAATAGCCATACTTGAAATTATGTTACCCCTGCCTTtatcttaatttctcttttctttgcTTGTTGATTTGTATAATGTTTGATATATGTATCGTGTAATCTTCTGCGTGTATTATGTAATATTCTGAATTATCTTGTGCGAACAAATTGAATTTCCTTTTGTAATCGATTACAATTAGACAATCAAAATATCTGAATCTGATcgtgcgtagaatcttttgatcatgcgcagataggaactacgaactggcttattgaaaGGTGAAATCAGTTGGCGCCGTGATGCGTGACCGACTTAAGGTCTCCTATTATCTATTATCAGAGGCGTATTCCTACGATGTAGATAGCTTCCATTAAAAGATAGCGTTTCTTCAGTCTATTCCTTTTCAATATCGGATTAGGAGTTGGGTGTTTCCCTGGATAACACATATGGCTATACGGGCTTAATATTCTGCATGTTTATATACCAGGATGTGAAAGTCGATGACGTCGATATTGTTGTATGAAGTTGAACCACACTTTATCCTTATTTCAGTACATTTAATTTGCTCCGGCCTTCTTGGAATATCAAAGAACCATGTTGACGAAAAATGGTAAGCCGATGATATCACTTTGCTTGGCAATACTTTCTAGTTTTCTAATGGCCGGACTATTCAGGTTGGATCTTGATCGCTTCTCCTCGGCAACAGATAACTTTAGAGACCCCTTAATTCGTCATTACATGTCAGAAACAAACGCGGGAGAGGACGGAATCAATGAAAACTCACCAGAAGCTCACAGGGATAGGTCTcccctatttcaaaatagaACTGTACATTCGAAAGAAAGAGTACCTTGTTACCGTCAGATCCAGCTATGGAAGGGCAAAAGTAGCCCTTCAACGCCAGTAAAATCAGAATGCCCAGGTCTGAAGTGTGGCATAAGTTTTGTCGAGGACACAAGTTATGAGACTTTGGAGAAGAGTGATGCAGTAGTTTTATTTCATAGATCGAACTGGGATTGGACAGAGATGCAGAGAAGACGGCCACCAAATCAAGCTTGGGTTTTTTATTCTTTAGAGAGTCCACTGCACACGGGGGGAAACGCAATTCCACCCGTTGAACTTGATCGCATATACAACTTTACGATGTCGTATAGGCCATCGTCAACGATTCATAGTCCGTATGGTCTTTATGATAAATCAATACCACAAATATCATCAGGAGAAAGTCGAAATTGGGCAAAGGAGAAAAGCTCTTTGGTAGCATGGGCTGCATCCAATTGCGGGGTAGCATCCTGGCGCCGTcatcattttgtaaaaacaCTTGCAAATCACGTCAGAGTCGATATGTATGGTCCTTGTGGAACATTAGCTTGCGGCAGATATTCAGACGATTGCTGGAATAAAATCAAGGCTCACAAATTTTATTTATCAGTGGAGAACAGCGAATGCAGGGACTACATCACTGAGAAATTCTGGTATAACGCGCTCATGCATGACATTGTACCCATCGTCTATGGTCCACCACGGGAAGATTATGAGCGCGTAGCGCCACCAAATTCTTTTATACATTTACACGACTTCAGTAGCTTTCATGAACTAGCAGATTATATTAATCTTCTTGATTCTAATGATACCTTATACAATTCCTATTTTGAATGGAAAAAACATGGTTCGGTTAGAAGAGTAGATGAAAATGTTGCTCTAAGTCCACCATTTCTGTGTAAAGTGGTCTCGAAGGTATTGGATCATGAACAAAAACTACATGATGGTCTTCAGCAGGAAGAAGTGCACCCTTCGATCCAGGATTATTGGTCAACTTCGTGCCACAAACCGACAGGATTTCctcatgatttttaaaatctgtaGAAAATTAATGATACTAACAATGGAAATTGTGTGTTCTATTTATGACAGCGGTGATAATAAACAACAATAGCGCGGTACAGATTCGAGTAACATTGGAaccgttgaaaaaaaaacactaaatacTTCAACTTCTCCAGTTACTATTATGAGAGATGACTACATCAACCATTTTACTTTGGTGCTGACTCCATGGTGTTTATTTAAACATCTACTTGTGTTACTTTGGTGTTGAATTCTTGGTGCTAATTTAAACACCCACTTATGTACTTTGATGAAATAATCGATACTGCTTGGCGTTGTATTCAAAATACATGGAGTATCTTTGAAGTCGGAGGGTGCGGTGTGTTTACAGGCAAAGGTTTTGAAACAATTAGGAGCGAGGTTATTGGATATTTTGTAGACTCAAATAGACTAGTGGTAGTTTAGTTTTAACACTTTGTCATTGAATATTGCTTAAAAAGGTGTCTTTTGGGGGTTAGATAATCTGCATCGAGGACCAACTTTGCATATCTGTTTTGCGTCCTCTGTAATTTCCGTGCTTTGCACTTTCCCCATTATTATGTGAACAAATAAGAGCTTGAAAATGATAGATGTTTAAGAAGGGGTTGCGTCGGTTTAATCATTctcttccattgacgagtggataccatgcgtgaccaaaaaacacgtactAAGAATCTCTCTTTCAAGACAGTGCACGTATCGTAACAAGGGTTTCAAAGCACTTAAATAATAACAGTGTATATATTTCGCTCGGAAAACTACGTGTTTACGGTCCAATGTACGAGGGTATAAAAAGACTAAAacttttataaaggatgtactttttgccggGCCCCAAAactatggcccgaattcacagaGGTAGTTTTtgcagaaaccatggtttcaaccgtgggttttgctgattttgcgattcacaaagatggtttaaaatcaaaccatggtttttgagaaaccatggtttctaaaacccacggtttttaaaaaccatggtttcaaacgaaaccacctttgtgaattcgagcCTATGTGTTTAGGGTCCAATTGGATTGAGGAGTGTAGGGTGGCACTAAGCCCtgtgaaaataaaggaaaagcaGATGTCCGTGATcacgtccgtgacataacagATGAAATCTccttgtacttgtttagggggtcaattcagggaatacactccaatacttgttaaggggtgcattttcagaacatggagaA comes from the Lytechinus variegatus isolate NC3 chromosome 9, Lvar_3.0, whole genome shotgun sequence genome and includes:
- the LOC121421438 gene encoding alpha-(1,3)-fucosyltransferase 7-like, yielding MLTKNGKPMISLCLAILSSFLMAGLFRLDLDRFSSATDNFRDPLIRHYMSETNAGEDGINENSPEAHRDRSPLFQNRTVHSKERVPCYRQIQLWKGKSSPSTPVKSECPGLKCGISFVEDTSYETLEKSDAVVLFHRSNWDWTEMQRRRPPNQAWVFYSLESPLHTGGNAIPPVELDRIYNFTMSYRPSSTIHSPYGLYDKSIPQISSGESRNWAKEKSSLVAWAASNCGVASWRRHHFVKTLANHVRVDMYGPCGTLACGRYSDDCWNKIKAHKFYLSVENSECRDYITEKFWYNALMHDIVPIVYGPPREDYERVAPPNSFIHLHDFSSFHELADYINLLDSNDTLYNSYFEWKKHGSVRRVDENVALSPPFLCKVVSKVLDHEQKLHDGLQQEEVHPSIQDYWSTSCHKPTGFPHDF